A region of Roseofilum capinflatum BLCC-M114 DNA encodes the following proteins:
- a CDS encoding GUN4 domain-containing protein — protein sequence MANPQLRLMILAFPLTSYVLIGRILLALIDLSGHLSARLWNGAMGDRRQYPYTLKKDRGLILAFPLMFPLLSLLALSSLLWCTVLVLLKVAKRESLLEQVQKVLQDEVLFMIALPAECCQWFQGVLTDIFEGIDGFMAPGKAAELSEVVPAPVASVAGQTPEPQPSVEASAAPVYPTNPDVPLRSESGIDYTRLRDLLADRKWQEGNEETLHLILRATRRESDGWLDALNLEELPCTELETINQLWVAYSSGQFGLSVQCQIYEQVGGEYGQFCDRIGWRTESQWTKATDLNYTDNAPEGHLPYLGSAIGYSLLIHKLKNCQIE from the coding sequence ATGGCTAACCCGCAACTCCGTCTGATGATCCTGGCCTTTCCCCTTACAAGTTATGTTTTGATAGGACGGATCTTATTAGCGCTCATCGATCTGAGCGGTCACTTGAGTGCGAGGTTGTGGAATGGGGCGATGGGCGATCGGCGGCAGTACCCCTACACACTGAAGAAAGACCGAGGCTTGATCTTAGCCTTTCCCCTCATGTTTCCCTTGCTCTCGTTGTTGGCCCTGAGTTCTTTGCTCTGGTGTACAGTTTTGGTACTCTTGAAGGTGGCCAAGCGTGAGAGTCTCTTGGAGCAGGTGCAAAAAGTGCTACAAGATGAAGTGCTATTCATGATTGCACTACCGGCTGAGTGTTGCCAATGGTTCCAAGGAGTGCTAACGGACATTTTTGAGGGGATCGATGGCTTTATGGCTCCGGGAAAAGCAGCCGAGTTATCTGAAGTCGTTCCTGCTCCTGTGGCATCGGTTGCAGGACAAACTCCGGAACCCCAACCGTCTGTAGAAGCTTCTGCGGCTCCAGTTTATCCAACGAACCCGGATGTACCCTTACGTTCTGAAAGTGGTATCGATTATACTCGGTTGCGGGATTTACTGGCGGATCGTAAGTGGCAAGAGGGTAATGAAGAAACTCTCCATCTGATTTTGCGAGCCACTCGACGGGAAAGTGATGGTTGGTTAGATGCGCTGAATTTGGAGGAGTTGCCTTGTACGGAGTTAGAAACGATTAATCAGCTCTGGGTTGCTTATAGTAGTGGGCAGTTTGGCTTGAGCGTACAATGTCAGATTTATGAACAGGTGGGGGGAGAATACGGCCAATTCTGCGATCGCATTGGTTGGCGAACAGAGAGTCAATGGACAAAAGCAACAGATTTGAATTACACCGATAATGCGCCGGAAGGTCACTTGCCTTACCTGGGATCGGCGATCGGTTATTCCCTACTGATCCATAAACTCAAAAACTGTCAGATTGAATAG
- a CDS encoding universal stress protein, with product MVYQKILVALDRSIQAEIVFEKGLALAQQFSAQMMLFHRLALEESGLFTYVGPYGHTLSNFSQAVQQQMAEETEQTRQWLTSYCDRAKEVGVSCEWEWKMGDTGRWICDLAKTWGADLIVVGRRGRHGVTEVLLGSVSNYVVHRASCSVFIVQENSLPSPVP from the coding sequence ATGGTTTATCAAAAGATTTTAGTGGCCCTCGATCGCTCCATTCAAGCAGAAATCGTTTTTGAGAAAGGGTTAGCTCTGGCTCAACAGTTTTCTGCCCAAATGATGCTCTTTCACCGTCTTGCCTTAGAAGAGAGCGGCCTATTCACCTATGTTGGCCCCTATGGCCACACTTTAAGCAACTTCTCCCAAGCCGTACAGCAACAGATGGCAGAAGAAACCGAACAGACTCGTCAATGGCTCACTTCTTATTGCGATCGGGCCAAGGAAGTGGGTGTTTCCTGTGAGTGGGAATGGAAAATGGGAGACACCGGACGCTGGATCTGCGATCTGGCCAAGACCTGGGGAGCGGACTTAATTGTTGTGGGCCGTCGGGGACGACATGGAGTTACCGAGGTACTTCTAGGAAGTGTCAGTAATTATGTGGTTCATCGGGCTTCTTGTTCCGTGTTCATTGTCCAAGAAAACTCCCTACCTTCCCCAGTCCCCTAA